Proteins co-encoded in one Salvelinus sp. IW2-2015 linkage group LG17, ASM291031v2, whole genome shotgun sequence genomic window:
- the LOC111976996 gene encoding leucine-rich repeat-containing protein 4B-like, translating into MHVVMVTSPSTPSPLLWLVQLLLWLHHHGPQLTEAVPPCPNPCSCSNQASRVICTRKSLEDVPDSISVNTRYLNLQENTIQVIKSDTFKHLRHLEILQLSKNHIRQIEVGAFNGLPNLNTLELFDNRLTLVPSQAFEYLSKLRELWLRNNPIETLPAYAFHRVPSLRRLDLGELRKLDYISEAAFEGLVNLRFLNLGMCGLKDIPNLTPLVRLEELELSGNQLGIVRPGSFQGLVSLRKLWLMHSQVKVIERNAFDDLKNLEELNLSHNSLHSLPHDLFTPLHQLERVHLNHNPWVCNCDVLWLSWWLKETVPSNTTCCARCHAPPVLKGRYIGELDQSHFTCYAPVIVEPPTDLNVTEGMAAELKCRTGTSMTSVNWLTPNGTLMTHGSYRVRISVLHDGTLNFTNVTVQDTGQYTCMVTNSAGNTTATAVLNVSSSDSSNPYSFFTTVTVETVETNNGEDAGRQYINETYVPPDYLGPTFSGGVLGKGRAGFTISPSRSSLNSFSPRATRNTENTVTVSIMDVTNITGLDDVMKTTKIIIGCFVAITFMAAVMLVVFYKLRKQHQLHKHHGPTRAIEIINVEDEIGAGAGSGISGGSTMQSVCGGDGTLRMHHPEIVNLPNIGRSEHLNHYYKANHFNNNVMGLSIGTGAGVGTLSNKNNLSTLNQQGQDIPISCTQVPISSATFQTMSGNGTNTNPLSVSPPLPMSLPMPPMGLHGSIKGFMGQNQNPQMEPLLFKGNSKENVQETQI; encoded by the exons ATGCATGTTGTCATGGTGACcagcccctccaccccctcccccctcctctggtTGGTCCAGCTTTTGCTGTGGCTTCACCACCATGGACCTCAGCTGACAGAGGCCGTGCCCCCATGTCCCAACCCTTGTAGCTGCTCCAATCAGGCAAGCCGCGTCATCTGTACAAGGAAGAGTTTAGAGGACGTACCGGACAGTATATCTGTGAACACAAGATACCTCAACTTACAAGAGAACACGATTCAG GTGATAAAGTCAGACACATTCAAGCACCTGCGGCATTTGGAAATACTACAGCTCTCCAAGAATCACATCCGACAGATTGAGGTGGGAGCGTTCAATGGCCTGCCAAACCTCAACACCCTTGAGCTCTTTGACAATCGCCTCACACTGGTACCATCGCAGGCCTTTGAGTACCTCAGCAAGCTGCGGGAGCTCTGGCTACGGAACAACCCCATCGAGACACTGCCAGCGTACGCCTTTCACCGCGTTCCCTCCCTGCGCCGGCTCGACCTGGGCGAACTCAGAAAGCTGGACTACATCTCCGAGGCCGCCTTTGAGGGCCTGGTCAACTTGCGCTTCCTGAACCTGGGCATGTGCGGCCTGAAGGACATCCCCAACCTCACGCCTTTGGTCAGACTGGAGGAGCTGGAGCTGTCAGGAAACCAGCTGGGGATCGTCAGGCCGGGCTCCTTCCAGGGCCTGGTGTCACTGCGCAAGCTGTGGCTCATGCACTCGCAAGTGAAGGTCATCGAGCGCAATGCCTTCGACGACCTGAAGAACCTGGAGGAGCTCAACCTGTCCCACAACTCCCTGCATTCACTGCCCCACGACCTCTTCACCCCGCTGCACCAGTTGGAGCGGGTGCACCTCAACCACAACCCCTGGGTGTGCAACTGCGATgtcctgtggctcagttggtggcTCAAGGAGACAGTGCCCAGTAACACCACATGCTGTGCCCGTTGCCATGCGCCCCCAGTCCTGAAGGGCCGCTACATCGGTGAGCTGGACCAGAGCCACTTCACATGCTACGCTCCCGTCATCGTAGAACCACCCACCGACCTCAATGTCACAGAGGGTATGGCCGCGGAGCTGAAGTGTCGCACTGGCACCTCCATGACGTCTGTCAACTGGctcaccccaaatggcaccctcatgACCCATGGATCGTACCGTGTCAGGATCTCAGTCCTTCATGACGGAACCCTGAATTTCACCAACGTTACTGTGCAGGACACGGGCCAATACACCTGCATGGTGACCAACTCCGCCGGCAACACCACGGCGACTGCAGTGCTCAACGTGTCCTCCTCCGACTCCAGCAACCCCTACAGCTTCTTCACCACCGTCACTGTTGAAACCGTGGAAACAAACAATGGTGAGGATGCTGGGAGGCAGTACATAAACGAAACCTATGTACCACCAGATTACCTGGGTCCCACTTTTTCAGGAGGGGTACTGGGTAAAGGCAGGGCTGGATTCACCATATCTCCATCTCGCTCTTCTCTCAACTCTTTCTCCCCGCGTGCCACCAGAAACACTGAAAATACAGTCACAGTGTCGATAATGGATGTCACAAACATTACTGGCCTGGACGACGTGATGAAGACCACCAAGATCATCATTGGCTGCTTTGTGGCCATCACCTTCATGGCAGCTGTGATGCTTGTGGTCTTCTACAAGCTGAGGAAGCAGCACCAGCTGCATAAGCACCATGGCCCCACCCGCGCCATTGAGATCATCAACGTGGAAGATGAGATTGGTGCCGGGGCCGGGAGCGGCATCTCAGGGGGATCGACCATGCAATCTGTGTGCGGAGGAGACGGAACATTGAGGATGCATCACCCGGAAATAGTCAACCTTCCCAACATTGGGCGATCAGAGCATCTTAACCATTACTACAAGGCCAATCATTTCAACAACAATGTGATGGGTCTGAGCATTGGGACAGGGGCAGGAGTCGGTACTCTAAGCAACAAGAACAATCTGtctacacttaaccagcaaggccAGGATATCCCAATCTCCTGTACACAGGTTCCAATCTCCTCCGCCACTTTCCAGACCATGTCTGGAAATGGCACCAACACCAACCCTCTTTCTGTTTCCCCACCTCTGCCAATGTCCCTCCCCATGCCCCCCATGGGATTACATGGATCGATCAAGGGTTTCATGGGCCAGAACCAGAACCCACAAATGGAACCTCTTCTCTTCAAGGGAAACTCAAAGGAAAACGTTCAAGAGACTCAAATTTGA